Proteins encoded within one genomic window of Polaribacter sp. NJDZ03:
- a CDS encoding cold-shock protein, translating to MSKGTVKFFNDTKGFGFITEEGVSKDHFVHVSGLIDEIREGDEVEFDLQEGNKGLNAVNVKVI from the coding sequence ATGAGTAAAGGTACAGTAAAGTTTTTCAACGACACAAAAGGATTTGGTTTTATTACTGAAGAAGGAGTAAGCAAAGATCATTTTGTACACGTTTCTGGTTTAATTGATGAAATTAGAGAAGGTGACGAAGTTGAATTCGATTTACAAGAAGGAAACAAAGGTTTAAACGCGGTTAACGTAAAAGTTATCTAA